A genomic segment from Paramixta manurensis encodes:
- a CDS encoding alpha/beta fold hydrolase, with protein sequence MKLPDSEGLPLILLGGTLCDAALWQAVSDKLTVSDIRCIPLQGAHSAQSMADVLLETLPPRFLLAGFSLGAIVALHIMATAPQRLAGLALISVNPLVDSPENIAPRRRALAEARSVGLTAYLTEALWPRYVAAHRLDDVALCQTITAMAERCGLAVFAEQTDIAMHRHDQRSALGQLRVPITLLNGAEDPICTPWHHQAVAQAAPDARWLTFPACGHFVPLEEPELTAAALQHWINEAQRCDLTR encoded by the coding sequence ATGAAGTTGCCTGACTCTGAGGGCTTACCGCTGATCCTGCTGGGCGGCACGCTATGCGATGCCGCTTTGTGGCAAGCGGTAAGCGATAAATTAACCGTGAGCGATATTCGCTGCATTCCGTTACAGGGCGCGCATTCCGCACAAAGCATGGCCGATGTGCTGCTGGAAACCTTGCCACCCCGTTTTTTACTGGCCGGCTTTTCTCTCGGCGCGATTGTCGCGTTACATATCATGGCGACTGCGCCGCAGCGGCTGGCCGGACTGGCGTTGATTTCGGTGAACCCGTTGGTCGACTCGCCAGAAAATATAGCGCCGCGTCGGCGTGCGTTAGCAGAGGCGCGAAGCGTAGGGTTGACCGCTTACCTTACCGAGGCGCTCTGGCCGCGTTATGTCGCGGCGCATCGGCTAGATGACGTTGCGCTGTGCCAGACGATTACCGCGATGGCGGAACGCTGTGGGTTGGCGGTGTTTGCTGAACAGACCGACATCGCCATGCATCGCCACGACCAGCGTTCGGCGCTCGGGCAGTTGCGCGTGCCGATAACGTTACTGAATGGCGCGGAAGACCCCATTTGTACGCCCTGGCACCACCAGGCGGTGGCGCAGGCCGCGCCCGACGCGCGCTGGCTTACCTTTCCCGCCTGCGGTCATTTTGTGCCGCTTGAAGAACCTGAATTGACGGCGGCGGCCCTACAACACTGGATTAATGAGGCTCAAAGATGCGACTTAACCCGCTAA